A single Micromonospora luteifusca DNA region contains:
- a CDS encoding dihydrofolate reductase family protein: MAKLIYVTNVSLDGYIEDESGSFNWFPRDDEVFTFTTNLLRSVGTLLYGRRLYEMMAVWETDAALAAQSGLMADFANVWQAADKVVYSTTLTAVSTAATSLERRFDPAVVHQLKATASSDIAVGGANLAAQAMRAGLVDECQLFVWPTVVGGGKPWLPTGVRTDFALLDERRFQNGVVHLRYRALGH, from the coding sequence ATGGCAAAGCTGATCTACGTAACCAATGTGTCGCTGGACGGCTACATCGAGGACGAAAGCGGATCCTTCAACTGGTTCCCGCGCGACGACGAGGTTTTCACGTTCACCACCAACCTCCTGCGGTCCGTGGGTACTTTGCTTTACGGGCGGCGCCTGTACGAGATGATGGCTGTCTGGGAAACCGACGCTGCTCTGGCCGCGCAGTCCGGCCTCATGGCTGACTTCGCGAACGTCTGGCAAGCGGCGGACAAGGTCGTCTACTCCACGACTCTCACCGCGGTATCGACGGCCGCCACCAGCCTGGAGCGCCGTTTCGACCCCGCCGTCGTACACCAACTGAAGGCCACGGCCAGCAGTGATATCGCCGTTGGAGGCGCCAACCTGGCGGCGCAAGCCATGCGCGCTGGACTGGTCGACGAGTGCCAGTTGTTCGTCTGGCCCACGGTCGTCGGAGGCGGCAAGCCGTGGCTGCCTACTGGCGTGCGCACCGACTTCGCGCTCCTCGACGAACGCCGATTCCAGAACGGCGTTGTTCACCTCCGTTACCGCGCTCTCGGCCACTGA
- a CDS encoding serine hydrolase domain-containing protein, whose product MTRRMIKTASVDQQVLGRIVREFGARWTRDAADIETYLAAQVSDTSHREVVGPLLAASGASGVVRVGGREVAAWGDPDAPEMAFSVTKSVVSVVAGLAFDDGLLVPDQPVYQVVDVPEFHGPHNERITWRHLLQQSSQWEGELWGKPTSVDAQSFRERTEVHGTPPGEGWAYNDVRMNLLTYALTLLFRRALPDVLRERVMDPMGGSDRWSWHGYRTSAVDIDGHRVEVVSGGAHWGGGLVIPARDLALIGQLFLNRGTHAGTRLLSAEWVDQSWAPCPVKREYGYLWWLNDEQVPWPGAPATGRSARGNGGRHLLWVDPARELVLASHWTEEPLDLIREVSRTVTALDEIETVV is encoded by the coding sequence ATGACACGACGAATGATCAAGACCGCATCCGTGGATCAGCAGGTTCTGGGACGGATCGTCCGGGAGTTTGGTGCCCGATGGACGAGGGATGCTGCCGACATCGAGACCTACCTGGCAGCACAGGTGTCCGACACGAGTCACCGAGAGGTTGTCGGCCCGTTGCTTGCCGCCAGTGGGGCCAGTGGTGTTGTCCGGGTCGGGGGTCGAGAGGTCGCGGCCTGGGGCGATCCGGACGCCCCTGAGATGGCGTTCAGCGTCACCAAGTCCGTCGTGTCGGTCGTGGCCGGCCTGGCCTTCGACGACGGGCTGCTGGTGCCGGACCAACCGGTGTACCAGGTCGTCGACGTTCCTGAATTCCACGGGCCGCACAACGAGCGCATCACCTGGCGTCATCTGCTGCAGCAGTCGAGCCAGTGGGAGGGCGAGCTGTGGGGCAAACCGACGAGCGTGGACGCGCAGAGCTTCCGCGAGCGGACAGAGGTGCACGGCACACCGCCGGGGGAGGGGTGGGCGTACAACGACGTGCGGATGAACCTGTTGACGTACGCGCTCACACTCCTGTTTCGCAGGGCGCTGCCGGACGTGCTGCGGGAGCGCGTCATGGACCCGATGGGTGGCTCCGACCGGTGGTCGTGGCACGGGTACCGGACGAGCGCTGTCGACATCGACGGCCACCGGGTCGAGGTGGTTTCTGGTGGCGCGCACTGGGGCGGGGGCCTGGTCATCCCGGCCAGGGATCTGGCCCTGATCGGGCAACTCTTTCTGAACCGAGGGACCCACGCCGGGACCCGACTGCTGAGCGCCGAATGGGTTGACCAGTCATGGGCTCCGTGCCCGGTCAAACGGGAATACGGCTATCTGTGGTGGCTCAATGATGAGCAGGTGCCGTGGCCCGGAGCCCCGGCGACCGGCCGCAGCGCCCGCGGCAACGGCGGGCGACACCTGCTGTGGGTCGATCCGGCCCGTGAGCTCGTGCTCGCCTCGCACTGGACCGAAGAACCGCTCGATCTGATCCGCGAAGTTTCTCGTACCGTCACAGCTCTGGATGAGATCGAGACAGTCGTGTAG
- a CDS encoding DinB family protein yields the protein MTRSERIADQLDRHWHKNLRPRLHGLADEEYFWEPVRGCWSIRPRDTSAAPMSAGSGKWTMDSASPDPAPAPVTTIAWRLAHIIVSCLGYRVGWHFGGQDVDSQTFAYAGTADEALKQLDEMYGRWNSGVRELSDADLENPPTVGPERFPMEGIVLHVNRELIHHGAEISLLRDLYRWQDEAVPRRI from the coding sequence GTGACAAGAAGCGAGCGAATCGCGGACCAGCTGGACCGGCACTGGCACAAGAACCTGCGGCCGCGGCTGCACGGTCTTGCCGACGAGGAGTACTTCTGGGAGCCGGTGCGCGGCTGCTGGAGCATCCGCCCACGTGACACGTCGGCCGCACCGATGTCGGCAGGTTCGGGGAAATGGACGATGGACTCCGCGTCCCCCGACCCGGCGCCGGCGCCGGTGACCACGATTGCCTGGCGGCTGGCGCACATCATCGTCTCCTGCCTGGGCTATCGGGTCGGATGGCACTTCGGCGGCCAGGACGTCGACTCCCAGACATTCGCCTACGCGGGGACCGCCGACGAGGCGCTGAAACAACTCGATGAGATGTACGGGAGATGGAACTCGGGGGTCCGCGAGCTTTCCGACGCTGACCTGGAGAATCCGCCCACGGTGGGTCCCGAGCGGTTCCCCATGGAGGGCATCGTCCTGCACGTCAACAGGGAACTGATCCATCACGGCGCCGAGATCTCCCTGCTGCGCGACCTCTACCGCTGGCAGGACGAAGCCGTACCGCGCCGAATATGA
- a CDS encoding helix-turn-helix transcriptional regulator: MTTTEFGQAVHRWRDRVSPEAAGLPAGGRRRAAGLRREELALLAGISVDYITRLEQGRASNPSAQVVEALARALRLSATERAHLFRLAGLAPSGPETVPAYITPSVQRLLDRLTGTPVGVYDASWTLLVANPPYAALMGDPSGWRGNHRNAVWRHFLGPGTRARHTQQSLRAFETALVADLRAAAGCYPADQQLRQLVAELRANNDRFAKLWDSGTVGRHEAARKTIDHPHVGPLTLDCDVLTVAGSDLRIMVYTAEPGTEDADRLAMLTVLGTQALVG, translated from the coding sequence ATGACGACGACGGAATTCGGGCAGGCGGTGCACCGCTGGCGCGACCGGGTCTCGCCCGAGGCCGCCGGGCTGCCCGCCGGTGGGCGCCGACGTGCGGCCGGACTGCGCCGCGAGGAGCTCGCCCTGCTGGCCGGGATCTCCGTCGACTACATCACCCGCCTCGAACAGGGCCGCGCGTCCAATCCGTCGGCGCAGGTCGTCGAAGCCCTGGCCAGGGCCCTGCGGCTCTCGGCAACCGAGCGCGCACACCTGTTTCGGCTGGCCGGGCTGGCACCGTCGGGCCCGGAAACGGTGCCCGCCTACATCACCCCGAGCGTCCAGCGGCTGCTGGACAGGCTGACCGGGACACCCGTCGGCGTCTACGACGCGTCCTGGACGCTGCTTGTGGCTAATCCGCCGTACGCGGCGTTGATGGGCGATCCATCCGGTTGGCGTGGCAACCACCGCAACGCGGTGTGGCGGCATTTTCTCGGACCGGGTACCCGAGCCCGGCACACCCAGCAGTCCCTGCGAGCGTTCGAGACGGCGCTGGTTGCCGACCTGCGTGCGGCCGCGGGCTGCTATCCGGCCGACCAGCAGCTCCGGCAGCTGGTCGCGGAACTACGCGCGAACAACGACCGGTTCGCGAAGTTGTGGGATTCCGGCACTGTCGGCCGTCATGAGGCTGCACGCAAGACCATCGATCATCCGCACGTCGGCCCCCTGACGCTGGACTGCGACGTGCTCACCGTGGCGGGCAGCGACCTGCGCATCATGGTCTACACCGCCGAGCCCGGCACCGAGGACGCCGACCGCCTCGCGATGCTCACCGTGCTCGGCACCCAGGCACTGGTCGGATAG
- a CDS encoding SDR family oxidoreductase yields the protein MTTTLITGANKGLGFETARRLIAAGHTVYLGSRDAERGRRAAEQLGARAVQLDVTDDASVEAAAQAIEADGGLDILINNAGVEGRGAGNIVIGAADVTADTMRETFETNVFGMVRVTHAFLPLLQRSAAPVIVNLSSGLASLARVTDAGTPTYAYPGVAYPASKTAVNMITVQYAKAFPNMRINAVEPGFTKTDLNGNTGIQTVEQGAEIIVRMAQVGPDGPTGGYFDAEGALPW from the coding sequence ATGACAACAACACTGATCACCGGAGCGAACAAGGGACTCGGCTTCGAGACCGCCCGTCGACTCATCGCCGCAGGTCACACCGTCTACCTCGGCAGCCGGGACGCCGAACGCGGGCGCCGCGCCGCCGAGCAACTGGGCGCGCGAGCCGTCCAGCTCGACGTCACCGACGACGCGTCCGTGGAGGCCGCAGCGCAGGCCATCGAGGCTGACGGAGGACTGGACATACTGATCAACAACGCGGGCGTCGAGGGAAGGGGTGCCGGCAACATCGTGATCGGCGCTGCGGACGTGACCGCCGACACGATGCGGGAGACGTTCGAGACGAACGTCTTCGGCATGGTCCGCGTCACCCACGCGTTCCTGCCGCTGCTGCAGCGTTCGGCGGCCCCGGTCATTGTCAATCTCAGCAGCGGCCTGGCCTCGCTGGCTCGGGTCACCGATGCGGGCACCCCGACGTACGCCTACCCCGGGGTCGCCTACCCGGCGTCGAAGACCGCGGTCAACATGATCACCGTGCAGTACGCGAAGGCGTTCCCGAACATGCGGATCAACGCGGTCGAGCCAGGCTTCACCAAGACCGACCTGAACGGGAACACCGGAATCCAGACTGTCGAGCAGGGCGCCGAGATCATCGTCCGCATGGCGCAGGTGGGCCCCGACGGCCCCACCGGAGGCTACTTTGACGCCGAGGGCGCCCTCCCCTGGTAG
- a CDS encoding response regulator transcription factor, whose amino-acid sequence MSGIRVLLVDDQALLRHSLAMIINNEPDLAVVGEAGDGAHAVACARTTRPDVILMDVRMPHLDGLKATRRICTDPALSAARVLVLSMFELDEYVYEALHAGASGFLLKDSRPEELIEAIRRTHLGESLFAPSILTRLVAHYVTAPRPERPTPTLRRLTGREVEVLTLIGGGLSNDEIATALVISVKTVKTHITHLMAKLAVRDRAQLVIAAFDAGLVRPRH is encoded by the coding sequence GTGAGCGGCATCCGGGTGCTTCTGGTGGACGATCAGGCGCTGCTCCGACACAGCCTCGCCATGATCATCAACAACGAGCCGGACCTGGCCGTCGTCGGCGAGGCCGGCGATGGAGCGCACGCCGTGGCGTGCGCCCGCACCACCCGCCCCGACGTCATCCTGATGGACGTACGGATGCCGCACCTCGACGGCCTCAAGGCCACCCGCCGCATCTGCACCGACCCCGCACTGTCCGCCGCCCGCGTCCTGGTCCTGAGCATGTTTGAACTCGACGAGTACGTGTACGAGGCGCTGCACGCGGGCGCGTCCGGCTTCCTGCTCAAGGACTCCCGCCCCGAGGAGTTGATCGAGGCGATCCGCCGCACCCACCTCGGTGAATCGCTGTTCGCGCCGTCGATCCTCACCCGGCTTGTCGCGCACTACGTCACGGCTCCCCGACCGGAACGGCCGACACCGACCCTACGGCGGCTGACCGGCCGTGAGGTCGAGGTGCTGACCCTGATCGGCGGTGGCTTGTCGAACGACGAGATCGCGACTGCCCTGGTGATCTCGGTGAAGACGGTGAAGACGCACATCACGCACCTGATGGCGAAGCTCGCCGTCCGAGACCGGGCACAGTTGGTGATCGCGGCGTTCGACGCAGGGCTGGTGCGGCCACGGCACTGA
- a CDS encoding sensor histidine kinase — translation MNAHPRPSGRSRTVPVVVVAISVLVMAMCTVGAQGPLAVILPSLMVGGAVAAAVWAVRRSRADRTAYESRLTAWAASEAVLAERLRIARDLHDIVSHGLGLITVRAAATRHLPKPAEVEAALTDIEDASRHATAELRRMLTVLREPSAASRRAPVDSLDDLPGIVHGSSLAGLRTRLTVEPLGPVSQGVQVAVCKTVREALSNAARYAGPTDVRVRVYRDGTYVVVTVADAGPSVDGWLAAPGAGHGLAGLRERVGSLGGTLSAEHVDGGFRLTARIRDEAA, via the coding sequence GTGAACGCCCATCCGCGCCCCTCCGGGCGGTCCAGGACCGTGCCGGTCGTTGTCGTGGCGATCAGCGTGCTGGTGATGGCCATGTGTACGGTCGGCGCGCAGGGCCCGCTCGCGGTCATCCTGCCGTCGCTGATGGTCGGTGGCGCCGTCGCGGCCGCGGTGTGGGCGGTGCGGCGGTCACGCGCCGACCGAACCGCCTACGAGTCCCGGTTGACCGCCTGGGCAGCGTCCGAGGCGGTGCTCGCCGAACGGCTGCGGATCGCCCGCGACCTGCACGACATCGTCTCGCACGGCTTGGGTCTGATCACGGTCCGCGCGGCGGCCACCCGGCATCTACCCAAGCCTGCCGAGGTGGAGGCGGCACTCACCGATATCGAGGACGCGAGCCGGCATGCGACAGCCGAGTTACGCCGCATGCTCACGGTGCTGCGTGAGCCGTCGGCCGCCAGTCGCCGTGCGCCGGTGGACAGTCTCGACGACCTGCCCGGGATCGTGCACGGGTCGTCGCTCGCGGGGCTTCGGACACGGCTGACGGTCGAGCCGCTCGGCCCGGTGTCGCAGGGTGTACAGGTCGCCGTCTGCAAGACCGTGCGCGAGGCGCTCAGCAACGCGGCACGGTACGCGGGACCGACAGACGTGCGGGTGCGGGTGTACCGGGACGGAACGTACGTGGTGGTCACGGTTGCGGACGCCGGACCGTCAGTCGACGGATGGCTGGCAGCACCGGGCGCCGGGCACGGGCTGGCCGGTTTACGGGAGCGGGTCGGCAGTCTCGGTGGCACGCTGTCGGCGGAGCACGTCGACGGGGGCTTCCGCCTCACTGCGCGGATCAGGGACGAGGCGGCGTGA
- a CDS encoding ABC transporter ATP-binding protein, whose protein sequence is MITIDRVSKTKGRTQILYDVSFEARPGRVTGFLGPNGAGKTSTLRILLGLDRPQNGTALICGRPYRKLDRPLTTVGALLDGSGAHRARTARAHLRWVAASNGLPDSRADEVLEIVGLTGDARKRAGRFSLGMSRRLGLATALLGDPEVLVLDEPVNGLDPAGIRWMREFLKDSAAQGRTLLLSSHLMGELAEIADDVIVIDKGRIVIQGRLADVTGGHRTLEDAFFALTGTEAGGPW, encoded by the coding sequence ATGATCACGATCGATCGCGTCAGCAAGACCAAGGGCAGGACACAGATCCTGTACGACGTCAGCTTCGAGGCCCGACCCGGCCGGGTCACCGGCTTCCTCGGGCCGAACGGAGCCGGCAAGACGTCGACGCTACGTATCCTGCTCGGCCTGGACCGCCCGCAGAACGGGACGGCACTGATCTGCGGGCGCCCGTACCGGAAACTGGACCGCCCGCTCACGACGGTCGGCGCACTGCTCGACGGCAGCGGGGCGCACCGGGCCCGCACGGCCCGTGCCCACCTGCGGTGGGTAGCCGCCAGCAACGGCCTGCCGGACTCCCGCGCCGACGAGGTCCTCGAAATCGTCGGCCTGACCGGCGACGCACGTAAGCGTGCCGGCCGCTTCTCCCTCGGCATGAGCCGCCGGCTCGGGCTCGCCACCGCCCTGCTCGGCGACCCTGAGGTGCTGGTCCTGGACGAACCGGTCAACGGCCTCGACCCGGCCGGGATCCGCTGGATGCGCGAGTTCCTCAAAGACAGCGCCGCGCAGGGCCGCACGCTCCTGCTCTCCAGCCACCTGATGGGCGAGTTGGCCGAGATCGCCGACGACGTCATCGTGATCGACAAGGGCCGGATCGTGATCCAGGGCAGACTCGCCGACGTCACCGGTGGTCATCGCACACTCGAGGACGCCTTCTTCGCGCTGACCGGCACCGAGGCGGGTGGCCCGTGGTGA
- a CDS encoding transposase, with translation MCFLLYFPPKVALAKLVKTLKGVSSRRMRQTFPNPVRHYYRANKPWSVSYFAGSEGGAPLSVVRQHIEQQNRPV, from the coding sequence CTGTGTTTTCTGCTCTACTTCCCGCCCAAGGTGGCCCTGGCGAAGCTGGTCAAAACCCTCAAGGGCGTGTCGAGTCGGCGGATGCGCCAGACGTTCCCCAACCCCGTGCGTCACTACTACCGGGCCAACAAGCCCTGGTCAGTCTCGTACTTCGCGGGCTCCGAGGGCGGGGCACCGCTGAGCGTCGTGCGTCAGCACATCGAGCAGCAGAACCGCCCGGTTTAA
- a CDS encoding helix-turn-helix domain-containing protein: MQLRYNFRVYPDAVQRTALARAFGCARVVFNDGLRLRQQAREAGEKYVSDADLSKRVITQAKGTPERAWLGEVSAVVLQQALADLNTAYRNFFSSITGKRKGPHGGTAPVPVPQEQPASDPVHQEQPVQGPRQRPTSAAKDRRHAGSVVA, translated from the coding sequence GTGCAGCTTCGTTACAACTTCCGGGTCTATCCGGACGCCGTCCAGCGCACCGCGTTGGCGAGAGCGTTCGGGTGTGCCCGGGTGGTGTTCAACGACGGGCTGCGCTTGCGTCAGCAGGCACGCGAGGCGGGCGAGAAGTACGTTTCGGACGCCGACCTGTCCAAGCGGGTTATCACTCAGGCTAAGGGCACGCCGGAACGGGCGTGGCTGGGCGAGGTGTCCGCGGTGGTCCTGCAGCAGGCCCTCGCGGATCTGAACACGGCGTACCGTAACTTCTTCTCCTCGATCACCGGCAAGCGCAAGGGGCCGCACGGTGGCACCGCCCCGGTTCCGGTCCCGCAAGAACAACCGGCAAGCGATCCGGTTCACCAGGAACAGCCGGTTCAAGGTCCTCGACAACGGCCGACTTCGGCTGCCAAAGATCGGCGACATGCCGGTTCGGTGGTCGCGTAG
- a CDS encoding histidine phosphatase family protein, with amino-acid sequence MARTKLYLVRHGEQDQTSDHASAGGLSPLGREQADQLGRRLRTVPFSAIHHSPVTRAAQTADIVGGHLAQVPRHACDFVADRTPVPSISQRGRYPDRLLSWLDGVPTDERDEDAVALRAAVEHFGVTGEQDRNELLITHNFVIGWFVRHVLDAPEWRWMGLNQGNCAITVVQWDSDRPPTLVSFNDTGHL; translated from the coding sequence ATGGCTCGTACGAAGCTGTACCTCGTCCGTCACGGCGAACAGGATCAGACCTCCGACCACGCCTCAGCCGGAGGTCTTTCGCCCCTCGGTCGGGAGCAGGCAGATCAGCTGGGCCGACGGTTGCGTACGGTGCCCTTCTCGGCGATCCACCACAGCCCGGTCACCCGAGCGGCCCAGACCGCCGACATTGTCGGTGGCCACCTCGCACAGGTGCCCAGACATGCCTGCGACTTCGTAGCGGATCGCACGCCGGTGCCCTCCATCAGTCAACGCGGCCGTTACCCGGACCGGTTGCTTTCCTGGCTGGACGGTGTGCCCACGGACGAGCGGGACGAGGACGCCGTCGCGCTGCGAGCCGCTGTCGAACACTTCGGTGTGACAGGCGAGCAGGACCGTAACGAACTGCTGATCACGCACAACTTCGTGATCGGCTGGTTCGTCCGGCACGTCCTGGACGCTCCGGAATGGCGGTGGATGGGCCTCAACCAGGGCAACTGCGCGATCACCGTCGTGCAGTGGGATTCCGATCGTCCGCCGACCCTGGTCAGCTTCAACGACACCGGTCACCTTTGA
- a CDS encoding mycothiol-dependent nitroreductase Rv2466c family protein codes for MEDNSPRTSIPVVTAYVDPSCPFAWITSRWLMEVAQMRPLDLRFEVMSLAVINEHRDLEPWYREFNDRAWGPARVCVAAAAQHGPAALARLYPALGRRIHDDGDKNFDTVIPQALAEAGLPADLADTAHRSDVDPQMRASTARAQQLVGEDLGTPTVVVDDVAFFGPVLTSIPRGEEALRVFDGARLLAGCRSFSELKRARSGGLTFA; via the coding sequence ATGGAAGACAACTCGCCCCGAACGTCGATCCCGGTGGTCACGGCGTACGTGGATCCGTCCTGCCCGTTCGCCTGGATCACCTCCCGCTGGCTCATGGAGGTGGCGCAGATGCGGCCGCTCGACCTGCGGTTCGAGGTGATGAGCCTCGCGGTGATCAACGAGCATCGCGACCTGGAGCCCTGGTACCGCGAATTCAACGACCGGGCGTGGGGCCCGGCCAGGGTGTGCGTGGCGGCGGCCGCACAACACGGCCCCGCCGCCCTCGCACGTCTGTACCCGGCGCTCGGCCGCCGGATCCACGACGACGGCGACAAGAACTTCGACACCGTCATCCCGCAGGCCCTGGCCGAGGCCGGCCTTCCCGCCGACCTGGCCGACACCGCTCATCGCAGCGACGTCGACCCGCAGATGCGGGCGAGCACCGCCCGCGCACAGCAACTCGTGGGGGAGGACCTGGGCACCCCGACGGTCGTCGTCGACGACGTGGCCTTCTTCGGCCCCGTGCTGACCTCGATTCCCCGTGGAGAGGAGGCCCTGCGTGTCTTCGACGGCGCCCGCCTGCTCGCCGGCTGCCGGTCCTTCTCCGAACTCAAACGAGCCCGGTCCGGTGGCCTCACCTTCGCGTAG
- a CDS encoding MarR family winged helix-turn-helix transcriptional regulator, whose translation MDDDRVAEIVGQWARERPDLDPGPLLIIGRIQQIAAILDATLRPPFAAADLGNGDFDVLAALRREGEPYTLTAGQLSQRMLVTTGAVTKRVDRLIARGLVSRSVSTADARGRVVGLTPAGAALTDRLIEEHLANEAAILRDFTDSDRTTLERLLATMTRTLAAQDVGPGEPAGPPRHRLPRR comes from the coding sequence GTGGATGACGACCGAGTCGCCGAAATCGTTGGTCAGTGGGCTCGCGAGCGACCAGACCTCGACCCCGGCCCGTTGCTGATCATCGGTCGGATCCAGCAGATCGCGGCCATACTCGATGCGACCCTGCGGCCGCCGTTCGCCGCGGCGGACCTCGGCAACGGCGACTTCGACGTGCTCGCGGCGCTGCGCCGCGAAGGCGAGCCGTACACGCTCACGGCGGGCCAGTTGAGCCAACGGATGCTCGTGACCACCGGGGCGGTGACCAAGCGGGTGGACCGGCTGATCGCCCGCGGCCTCGTGTCGCGATCGGTCTCCACAGCCGACGCCCGCGGCCGGGTGGTCGGGCTGACTCCGGCCGGAGCGGCGTTGACCGACCGGCTCATCGAGGAGCATCTGGCCAACGAGGCGGCCATCCTTCGTGACTTCACCGACAGCGACCGCACCACTCTTGAACGCCTACTGGCGACGATGACTCGGACCCTGGCCGCCCAGGATGTGGGCCCGGGAGAACCTGCCGGCCCGCCCCGCCATCGGCTACCCCGACGCTGA
- a CDS encoding FAD-dependent monooxygenase translates to MTRVAIVGGGVAGLAVAALLRQHGMPYRIYEQSARFTAVGAGIQLSPNGVRILHRLGVGPTLREHGVAAESIEIRRWDDGRLLCAVPHGDACVTAFGAPYVLIHRAELQRGLVGLLPAADLGLGRRVVSVSEDDEQATLHLADGTSDTADLVIGADGVHSVVRPALIDDSPRYSGYAVWRGLLPVDEVPALRRVPRVLFWFGPGAHVTYYPIAARQTVHVSAVCAQRADTGDVAVEKLTAALDGWHPEVRRVIGAARGISRWGLYDREITGSWHSRRLVLLGDAAHPTLPYLSQGANQALEDALLLADLLAADPATALDRYQRARRPRVAEVHRQARHRAALFHLPDGPAQRARDEDLARQVDLSHLQWLYGHDPDAELADVASTGGRGEIGSGHRVRD, encoded by the coding sequence GTGACCCGGGTCGCGATCGTGGGCGGCGGGGTGGCCGGGCTGGCCGTCGCCGCGCTGCTGCGCCAGCACGGGATGCCGTACCGCATCTACGAACAGTCGGCCCGGTTCACCGCCGTCGGCGCCGGCATCCAGCTCTCCCCGAACGGGGTGCGGATCCTGCACCGGCTCGGTGTGGGCCCGACGCTGCGCGAGCACGGCGTGGCCGCCGAATCGATCGAGATCCGGCGCTGGGACGACGGCCGGCTCCTCTGCGCCGTCCCACACGGCGACGCGTGCGTGACCGCCTTCGGCGCCCCGTACGTGCTCATCCACCGCGCCGAGCTGCAACGCGGCCTGGTCGGGCTCCTGCCGGCGGCCGACCTCGGGCTCGGCCGGCGCGTCGTCTCCGTCAGCGAGGACGACGAGCAGGCCACGCTGCACCTCGCCGACGGCACCAGCGACACCGCCGACCTGGTCATCGGCGCCGACGGTGTGCACTCCGTGGTGCGTCCCGCGCTGATCGACGACAGTCCGCGCTACTCCGGCTACGCCGTCTGGCGCGGCCTGCTCCCGGTGGACGAGGTGCCCGCGCTGCGCCGCGTACCCCGGGTGCTCTTCTGGTTCGGGCCCGGCGCCCACGTCACGTACTACCCGATCGCCGCCCGACAGACGGTGCACGTCAGCGCGGTCTGCGCGCAGCGCGCGGACACCGGCGACGTGGCCGTCGAGAAGCTGACCGCCGCACTGGACGGCTGGCATCCCGAGGTGCGCCGGGTCATCGGCGCGGCCCGCGGGATCAGCCGCTGGGGACTGTACGACCGGGAGATCACCGGGTCCTGGCACAGCCGTCGGCTGGTGCTGCTCGGTGACGCCGCCCACCCGACCCTGCCGTACCTGTCGCAGGGCGCCAACCAGGCGCTGGAGGACGCCCTGCTCCTCGCCGACCTGCTCGCTGCGGACCCGGCCACCGCCCTCGACCGGTACCAGCGGGCACGCCGCCCCCGGGTGGCGGAGGTGCACCGGCAGGCCCGGCATCGGGCCGCCCTCTTCCACCTGCCCGACGGGCCGGCGCAGCGCGCCCGCGACGAGGACCTGGCCCGGCAGGTCGACCTGAGCCACCTCCAGTGGCTCTACGGCCACGACCCCGATGCGGAGTTGGCGGACGTCGCGTCGACCGGCGGGAGGGGAGAAATTGGCTCCGGGCATCGGGTCCGCGACTGA